In Chryseobacterium salivictor, the DNA window TCTTTCAGAAATGTCTTAAAAAGATAATGTAGGGAAAAATAATAAATGATTGCCTGAATGAAACAGGACACTTTTATCCAGGAAGTAAAACCAAAAACCTTTTTACAAATCAACAGATAGTACGAATAAAATGGGGGCATATACGCTGTCGGAACTCCTAACAGTCTATATCCTTTATCCATTAAAAAATCATTCATAATGGCTTTCCACTCATTCTCTAATTGCACCTCTTTTTGTAACGAAATCAATAAAACAGTTACGTAAAGTAAAAAAAGAATGTAATATATTTTATTTTTCATAGGGAATTTCATTCTTAAACTTAGAAAACGAAAAAACGCACTGATAATCAATGCGTTTTAACTTGGGTGAATGAGGGGTCTCGAACCCCCGACCTCCGGAACCACAATCCGGCGCTCTAACCAACTGAGCTACAATCACCGTTTGAGGTTGCAAATATAATACTTTTCGATATACTACAAAATTATTCCGTCAAAATTTTTGAAAGCAATCAATTTTTCTGTCGTAAACCCCTCTGCAAAGGCCACTCCAGACAGCCGACCCAAGTCCTGAGCCCGGTAAGTGAGGCTTTCCAGGAAGTCTTTGGAAGCAATCGGCGTCATCGGCTCATCAGAATTCGGATCGTAAAACTGGGTTTTGAAAGCAAGACAAGCTTCAATCTTCTTCGGCATGAAATCTGAAATATCAACCACGAAATCCGGTGTAATGTGCTTCCACTGAATATAATGGAAAATATGTTTCGGGCGCCACGCTTCCTGATTTTCATTTTCCAAATGAGTTTCTATTTTGACAAGCCCCGAAAGAAAACAGGCATCAGAGACCAATTTCGCTGCTTTAGCATGATCAGGATGGCGGTCGTCAACAGCATTGGCCAAAACAATCTCAGGCTGATATTTACGGATCATTTTCACAATCTGCATTTGGTACTCTTCTGTATTCAAAAGAAAACCATCTTTCATTTTCAGATTGGTACGGTCAGAAATCCCTAAAATCTTTGAGGCGTTTCCGGCTTCCTCTGCTCTGGTGACATTTGTTCCGCGGGTTCCGAGTTCACCTTCGGTTAAATCAACGATAGCAACCGTTTTCCCTTCTGAAATCAGTTTTGCTAAAGTTCCGCCGCATCCCAGTTCTACATCGTCAGGATGTGCTCCAATTGCTAAAATATCTACTTTCATATCGTTAGAATATCATTATTTAAAAATTCTGATAGATGGTGGTTAAAAACTCTCCGTAAGACCGCTCGAGTCTAATGATATCTCCGGATTTCAAATTAATTCCCGGCTTTCCGTTTTCATTCGAATTTACCGAAAGACCGGAAAGTTGGAAATATTGAACCGGTTGGTTTTGTTGCGCTCCAATTTTTATACTGGATCCCAAAAGTTTCCGGGTCGATATGGTATAAACTTGTCCCGGTGCCAATTTTAATTCGGTATACGTCCTTGGTTCAAAAACCATCTTTTTATTATTAATGGAAATGGTTTGTTTGGTATAAGGCGATGAAATGAAATACACCGTGTTGTCTTCTTTAGGGAAATCTGAAGCTGAAACATAATACAGCCTTAATTTGTAATGAATCGGATTGAATTTAGATAAAGTTCCGTCAATCTCTTCAAAAGGCTGGTAGGAAAAAGCGTTCGCTCCGATTTCCTTTGCTTTTTTATAGATCATGCCAAATACGTTGGCGTCGTTATCTGAAAAGCCCTGAACTTCAACTTCTCCCAAATATTCTGAAGGAGTCGACTGGGGATTTATTTTATAAAAAACCTTATCACCGTTTGGATGAGATTTTACCACTTTGTTCAGCACCACATTTTGTGCAAAAAAGAACGGTGACAAAGCTATTAAATATAAAAAGAGGAATTTTTTCATTCGTGAGTTGTTGTTAAAGTTTCGATACAATCCTGTAGGGAATGTTCCCAGTGGATGGGTTCGATCCGGTACACCTTTTCTATTTTGTCCAAAGCCATCGTGCTCCGTCTCGGGCGTTTCGCAGGTGTTGGAAATTCTTCGGTGGTAATGGCTTTCAGTTTAATCCCGGAGTTGGAAAATTCTGCAATCTTAGAGGCAAATTCAAACCAGTTGGTTTCCGGGTAATTTGAAAAATGGAAAATCCCGAACATTTTCGGATCTGACTGAATAATTTTCATGACGGCGTTTGCCAAATCATTCGCATTCGTCGGTTGGCCAAACTGATCGGCAACAATTCCCAATTCATCTTTGGTTGAAAAGAGATTCAACATCGTTTTTACAAAGTTTTTATTAAACTCCGAATACAACCAGGAAGT includes these proteins:
- the bshB1 gene encoding bacillithiol biosynthesis deacetylase BshB1, which translates into the protein MKVDILAIGAHPDDVELGCGGTLAKLISEGKTVAIVDLTEGELGTRGTNVTRAEEAGNASKILGISDRTNLKMKDGFLLNTEEYQMQIVKMIRKYQPEIVLANAVDDRHPDHAKAAKLVSDACFLSGLVKIETHLENENQEAWRPKHIFHYIQWKHITPDFVVDISDFMPKKIEACLAFKTQFYDPNSDEPMTPIASKDFLESLTYRAQDLGRLSGVAFAEGFTTEKLIAFKNFDGIIL